A stretch of DNA from Candidatus Pseudomonas phytovorans:
TGACACGATCCGCCCCAGGTAATGAGGAGAGAGGCTGTTCTCTGGTTCTTCCAAAGCAACGATAGTGAACACCGCAGGGCGCAGCTTTTCAGCGTCAAATGAGTCGTCATTGCCATGCAGCACCGCTCGTCCGACAGCCTGGGACGACAAAACCAACGAAAGGTAAAGCATCGATTTTTGGCCATCACTCAGCCGTGAGAAATCGACCAGTTGCTCACCATGCCCTGGGGAGAACGAAACCGAAAGATGGCGCAGCAGCGACTCGATTTCGTTGGCCATGAAGGTCACGCTCGGCTGCGTGAAAAACTGGCCCTTGTGGAGCTCTTTCCAAGTCTTGGTCAGACCTGCGCTGAGGCTGAGCACCGATTCATTCTGAGTAAGGCTCTGGGAAATATCTGTGGTGAGTTGCTGGATTGTCTCTCGCTGCTCCGACCAGTTCACAGCTCGCAGCAAACGCCCCAGCAAGGCGTTCGCGCCATAGGCGATGTGGTCAGCCGGATCTCGACGAGCCGGAAGGTAGTGAACCTGAATGAAGTTCCGCTCGTCTCTGGGCACCGGAGCGGTGTCGACCGGCTCGTCATCTTCATCCACGTCCAGAACGTACACGAGGCTCTGCTCGATTTCATCGTCAATGCCAATCGTTGCATCAAGGCGGTACCTGACCCGAGGCACACCATCAGGGGTATCGAGGCGCATGTGCCCAAAGTGCGTTGGAATCGTCGGGTGTTCGTTCTCGTCGTCACTGAGTTCGGGGAAGGTGAACTCAGCCTCGATCCAAAGCGCTCGATGGTCTGGAGCGTCCACTTCATCGTGGGGGACGAAAAAATCCGACTTACGTAATCGCCGCTGATTGGGGTCAAACGAAAAGAGGCGACAGAGCGCCTGGAGCGTAGCTGTCTTCCCGGAGCCGTTGGGGCCGATCAGAAATGTGAGGTCGGCCAAATCAACGGTGACTGGTTCCGCACCGAACGACTGAAAACCACAGATGCGAACGAACTGAAGCTTCAAAGTAGAATCCTTTCCATGTGAGGTCAGCGGTGCCGGTGACGATATGCTTCAATGTCAATCCAAACGCTCAATTAGCCCAACCAAAAACACTGAGGACGCGATCGCGCGAGCATTACCGACGCGAATGGCCACATACAACGACCAGTGGCCTCAAGGCCATTACGGCAACTCGGGGTCGAACCGTTGCAAGATATGGCACGAGGTCGAACACCCGCTAAGCGTAGGCGAGCATCTGACGGATCTTACGCCCCCAGGTTTTATCGTGGATGAAACGTTGATGGTCGTGATCACCGTTAATGATCTCGTCCTTGGTCAGAGTCGATAGGACTTCCCAATCTTCACCAAACTTATAGGTTGCGTTATCCAGATGTGAGCTTTCAAGGAGATAAATCCCACGCGTGGAAAAGCCGAAGACGAAGTAGCCTTGGTAGCCCCCTCGGCCCGTCGCAAAGAAATCAGGCTCGAACCGAGTGATCTCCCTTATCCGGTGTTCGATTACCCCCTGCTCTGATGCCCGCAGACCGGCCAGATAGGGTTTTACGATGGCCTCAGCACTCTTCCAAGGGTATTTCCCAGGGGGGAGCAGATCCCATTGCAACTGACGTGCCTGCACCTTAGCGATGCGCTGACGCTCAACGTCGAAAATCTCAAATTCCTGGAAGAATTCGAGCATGAGGTTCGCCAAGTGAATCAGCTCTGCGGGCGGCTCATCGATTTTCAGCCGGCGAGTCACGATGTACTCCTTCCCACCGATCACGCTTAGAGAAAGGTGCTCCATGGGCGGGCGAACAAAGTCAATGGGATACACATCCATTGTTCGAATTTGCACACCGCTATGCTCTTGGCCATGCCAGTCTTTCCAGCTTCGGTATTGCGGAACTGATTTTTTGATCAGCGGGAGATCTCGACGTTTGATCTCCTTGCCCCGAGCATTGAATTCGCTGATTTTTCCAATCACCGCAGGTAGGATCGAATCACCGTCTGTTTCGAGGTGAGCAATAGCCAGCCGCGCCTGAACGTCTTGATCGACTTTGTCTCGCTCGATCACAAACAGCATCTCGTGGGCGCCATGCGAGTGCGCAATGATTCTGTTGACACTATTGATTGACTTGCCTGTAACCATTGCTATCGTCCTTACCATCCGTGAGAGAAATCGAAGGTAGCACACTGCCAGCAGAACTGAAGTGGCTGGGCGATTGGTCGAGAGCGATTTTTCTCAAGCGCAAGCCTTGGGTCGCTCTCACACCTCAGTCTGTAATACAAGGCTTTGCCAAAGGCATAACCGTCATGCACGATGTCGGACTGAGTATGGGCCATTCTGGCGACCTCAAATTGAATTCATCAAGGCACGAAACGCTCTATATCGGGCTTCTTAGTGAGTCCTGCCGCTAACTCCGGAGCGGATCTACCTCAAGCATGAGCATCATTTCACTCACTGCTTAGCGGGATTTTCCCCATTGAGGATTGACAATCAACAACTCAGAATCCAGGACTGTACGAGAAATCAGCGACAACGTTTCCAGCGACGGGCGTGCGCGGATAACCCTGCTGAGCTCCTGGGTGTCGATCTCCTTCAGCCTTGACTGAGTCTTGAGCCGACGCACCTTCGCGCCCTCCACCGCCTCAATAATTTCCTCCCCCAGCCTGACCACTCCCTCGTCATCTAAAGGATCCGTTGAAGGCATGTTGACCTGCCCATTGAGGAACCCACTCAACTTACTGAATTTGACTGAGACTGGATCATCTGAGCAGCGATATGCCGGGCCACGCCGGTTAAATACGACATAATGATTCTCTTCATCTGTAATCTCCCCGATGTCCGAAGGCTTAAATGCCATAGAATTATCGAGGATCGCATCATTCAGATAATGGGCATTTAACTCTGCACACTCATGGAAAATCGGGGCTGTGTAGGCAACAAGATTCCCTTTGCTTTCGAGCTCAAGGAGTAAATTGTGCTGATCTGATCGCTGGAGAGAATGCAGATGCCAGCGATAATACGCCCCACCCATCAGGTCGTGCTCTTTGCAATTTGTCCGCGCCATGTAATGACTCAGCTTAAATTGCAAGAAAATCGGAATACCACCGACAATCTTAACATCATATCCTCCTCCCGCCTGACCTTCAGCGTACAGCGTCGGGAATTGCGGTGCAGCGGCGATCGAGCTTCCCAGCAGCTTCACAACTTCGTTGGTCACTGCATAGCCATAAGAAAACTCGGAGATGTTAGGCGTCATGGATAGTCCTTATCTTAGTTCGTGATCTGCCACGGTTTTAGAGAGACCGTGCGACAACACCGCCGCTTGTTCTTCCGGGATACCAGGCAGCTAGGCTGCCCTGTTGAGACTCATCGATGTGCCGGTAGATATCGACGTACTCATTTCCGTACGTTTTCCCGTGTTCTTTGGTGGGGATCACGAAGATGCTGTCATAGCTCTTTACACCATCAGCGTAACCAATTTCCCACGGGCACCAGCGTGACGCCAAGGCATTGGGGGTTGCTAGGAATAGAAACAGGTCAGCCTCCACAATCCTATTTTTGATCATCCTGGCAGTGTTGCCATTGGTATGCTCTGGCATCTCGCTGTCCATCCAGTCGACGTACAAATGGAGACCTTGGTCTTTGAAGAGTTTCAGCAACCCCTCAACCGCTATTCGATCCTTATGGCTATGACACAAGAACGCTGTTCTGTAGCCAAGCGTACGGGCATTCTGAGAGTTCGAGGCGGTGGTGTAATAACGACTGCGCGAGCCTGCAGATCGTAAGGTACCAAGGTCAAGGGGCATTGCTGGCTATCCTATGGTGTTGCCGACACGGGTCAGCGGTATCTACTCATTTTTTAGAATGGTGGCATTGCTAAGCTGTCCGGATGGCTAGGCTTTACTGATTTCTTAGCCATCCGGATTGCTAAGCTGCCGGTGCCCCTAAGATGCGCGTCGCAGCAAAGATCGAACCGAACACAGAGCCATGAAAAATGATTAGTGTCTTGGAGAAAACGGCCTTGAAGAAGTCCATGTTTCCATTTTTGACTTCAAGCCCCATGGCAAAGTCGACGTTATCCGGCTCAAGCAATCTGATTTTGTCGTAGAGTCGTCGATAGTTACGCTCCAAAGCCAAGAAATAGCCATCCAGACCCCACAACGCTATGGCTGGCACAAAAGCATACTGAGCAAAACCCTTGCTGTCTTGAGCAGCTGCGAGCGCAAAAAGTCCAGAAATCAGCAACACCGACCAGCCTTTGAGGAGGAAGGAGTTCGTGGACAACCGATTGATAACACCCTGGACGAACTCCAGGTGTTTTAGCTTTCTATCCAATTTATAAACTCAATTCTTACTTGCGTGGAGACTTTGAATGGCCTTATTGAACTCGGTTTTACTCTGCCACTCGGGACGTTCTCTCAACCAATTCACAAATCTGGACGAAGACACACTTTTCAAATGCCAGGTAGGTGCTTTATGAAAAACTGGAGCGGTAGCCGACTCCATTGCGGCATCAAAGATAGGCCCTCCCTCCAACTCCCACATCATCTGGCTAAACATCAGCTCCATATGAATCCAAGGAGAGTGGGTCATACTCTCACCCTGAACAGAGTGCTTGACAGAAATAGAGTTGCCCGTATTCAAGAATAAAAGAGTCGAAGACTGCATGATCATTTTTTGCAGAGCTGTCACCAAAGTCATGTAGACATGGGCAGTTGACCCGTTACGGCGCTCGTAATTGTAACTCTCACTCCTACCAACTTTCGAGTAGTTATCGTCGATTACCCTAAGCAGCTCATATACCGAACCCCACACAACGGAATCTACAAAGGCTTCAATGCCTTTCTTCTTCAGCTCATAAGCTAGCTGAATCGCCATATCCTGGTCATCTGAGGAATGAGAGATGAAGACATCGCACTTCACCCTGGGAAACAAGTGCTCAGCGATCAACTCAGCACTGATGCTGCTGCCATCCCTCATCAGGTATTTGCGTAGATCAACTCTCTTGGCTTCTACACTTTGTGTGTGTGCCTCAACGACCGCCTTCGAAACTGCCAAATCATTACGATCTAGGCTCAGATTAAATCCATAATGCATCACTTATACTCCTAGAGAAGGCGTCCCAGAATCACGTCGTTTGGGAACAGTAGGGTGGCGATCCAGCTTATGATGAAGCCCAAGCCCAGCCGAGAATACACGTACATAATCGAGCAATTCATCGTCTTCATTGGCAGGCATGTTCTGAATTTCCGCCGCAGCGCCACCTGGGCTTTTCAACGCAAGAATCTTAGCGTCTGGACAGAGCTTCTTGAAAAGCTCGTACTCCGTCACGATACCTTCTTTACCACCAATAAATACCGCTGCTTCGTAGCGATAAGTGGTAAACATCTGCTCTCTCATGATGGATAGGCTTTGGCCAAGATCATTGCCAATGGGTGTTTCGATGAAATTGGCAAACTTCTTATTATCTTCAGGGATGACGCCCGAAAACTGCTTGCTCTGGAAAATCGTTACCGCGTTCTGATTGGTGATCCCAAGATCTTCGCATACGGCTAGGATCAAAGGCGAAATGGACGGGTGCCCACCGAAAACCAAGTGCTTACGGCCAATCACCGTGAATAGGAATGAGCGCAATGCGGCTTGGATCAGTACCGGATCGCATCTTAGGTAATAGGGACTCTCGATGTTAGGGACGCTGGCGGATAGGAAGATACTGCTCATATATGGTTTCCGATAAATTCTGACTGGTCATGAGTCATCATAGGCTTGATCGACAGGAGCTGGTCAAATCCACAGCTTTCCACGGATCTACGATCAAGCCACGTTATGGGTGTCAGGCCATTCAATGAACTCCGAGCAAGCATCATCGGTTGAGATCAATCGCACCTGATCAGTTACTGACTCGTTCAACCACTCCATATGAGCTCTCCACTTCCGATCCTTGATTCCCACCTGGTTGTAAACAACGGCGACAGGCAGCATATGGAAATCCAAGGTCGCCTCATGCAGCGCATGGCTCGTAGGAACACCCATCTCCGGGTAGGCCACAATCCTTTTACCGGCGACTTTCACGATCACACTCCGCCGTACTGAATAGCCCAAGATTTCCCCGTCGTACTCCTCGATCGAGTTACGAAGCTTACTGACGAGACGGGAATAACGCTGCGCAACGCTTTTCGTACGCAGCATCTCGACCATATCCATGACCTGGGTAAGCTTGGCGTCTACGAGCTGGCCGAAGGAATTCAGGGACTTGCTGGACAGACGGACTTCACCACAGGCCGTTTGCTCTACTTTCGAGCTAACCCCTGGCCAACCTACCCGCAACACGCACAAACCTCGCATAGTGGCCTTCGCGAACTCCTGCTTTGTCCAGCGGCTATCGAAGTATTCCTTTGTATCCAGGTAGACGATCACGTCTGAGTCGCACAGGCGCTGCCACAGCACCTCCTGAAAGTGTTCGCCAGGGAGAATGTCATGCGTGTCGAGAAATACGTCGTATTGACGGGCTGACAGGGCTGCGTAAAGCTGCAGGGCAGCATTGGTCGACTCGACGCGGCGGTAGCTGAGGAAGACCCGGCGCTGTTTAGGAAGCAGCGATGCCCCCTCCAGCAGAGCCATAGCAAGGCTGCCCAAGCCACCTTTCATTTCCAGGCCATTGAGGCCGCCCAGCTTTCCTGGAAACTCAGCTGCGAAATTGTCCTTACAGGTCGCTACGGGGATAAGCGGGACGCGACGCTTGATCAGTTGGCCAACGGCGGCATCGTTATGAGGAGTGCCGCCTCCGTTTGCGCTAAAGCACAAAGCGGCGCTACACCTGTCAACGGCTGGGTCGAAACGAACAAGGTCGCCTTCGAACAAACTCACTTCTTTGCCGAGCTTAAGACCCAGGTCTTTCAAGCGGACTGCGATCTCTTTCTTGAGCTCCTCTGCTAGGCCC
This window harbors:
- a CDS encoding toll/interleukin-1 receptor domain-containing protein yields the protein MPLDLGTLRSAGSRSRYYTTASNSQNARTLGYRTAFLCHSHKDRIAVEGLLKLFKDQGLHLYVDWMDSEMPEHTNGNTARMIKNRIVEADLFLFLATPNALASRWCPWEIGYADGVKSYDSIFVIPTKEHGKTYGNEYVDIYRHIDESQQGSLAAWYPGRTSGGVVARSL
- a CDS encoding toll/interleukin-1 receptor domain-containing protein; the encoded protein is MEEQAPLYCVALLGTVPGGLAEELKKEIAVRLKDLGLKLGKEVSLFEGDLVRFDPAVDRCSAALCFSANGGGTPHNDAAVGQLIKRRVPLIPVATCKDNFAAEFPGKLGGLNGLEMKGGLGSLAMALLEGASLLPKQRRVFLSYRRVESTNAALQLYAALSARQYDVFLDTHDILPGEHFQEVLWQRLCDSDVIVYLDTKEYFDSRWTKQEFAKATMRGLCVLRVGWPGVSSKVEQTACGEVRLSSKSLNSFGQLVDAKLTQVMDMVEMLRTKSVAQRYSRLVSKLRNSIEEYDGEILGYSVRRSVIVKVAGKRIVAYPEMGVPTSHALHEATLDFHMLPVAVVYNQVGIKDRKWRAHMEWLNESVTDQVRLISTDDACSEFIEWPDTHNVA
- a CDS encoding AAA family ATPase translates to MKLQFVRICGFQSFGAEPVTVDLADLTFLIGPNGSGKTATLQALCRLFSFDPNQRRLRKSDFFVPHDEVDAPDHRALWIEAEFTFPELSDDENEHPTIPTHFGHMRLDTPDGVPRVRYRLDATIGIDDEIEQSLVYVLDVDEDDEPVDTAPVPRDERNFIQVHYLPARRDPADHIAYGANALLGRLLRAVNWSEQRETIQQLTTDISQSLTQNESVLSLSAGLTKTWKELHKGQFFTQPSVTFMANEIESLLRHLSVSFSPGHGEQLVDFSRLSDGQKSMLYLSLVLSSQAVGRAVLHGNDDSFDAEKLRPAVFTIVALEEPENSLSPHYLGRIVSSLKGLVGDSNFADSQALIATHAPSMLRRVDPSAIRYLRLDETRCTMVTKIRMPPNKKGEAYKFVREAVQAYPEVYFSRLVILGEGDSEEIVLPRLLAAKGVMVDEAAITITPLGGRHINHFWRLLSGLQIPYITLLDLDVARFGGGWGRIKYVATEMKKHRPGDLYMTDDELKDLPNWNDSKIKILEIEKNPEYVSYIADLEPLGVFFSAPMDLDFSMLKAYPHAYGLSPEDLVVPKLPQVKSVLGDSHHDRFQYSLKERKHFIAYHKLFKLDSKPKSHIEALSKLTDDQLRAAMPASLNRLADFVIAKIEGLSE